From Kitasatospora sp. MAP12-44:
CTTCACGAGCCTCGAATAGTCGAGCATCAAACTGCCTTCCTGTCGCAGAGCGTCGGCGGAAGAATACCGACAGTCAGAGCCTGTTCGCGGATGCTTCAACACACCGGATTAGCCTGCGGGTCGCCGGAATTCTGCACACCCGCCATGGAGTGGTTGTCCGGCCGGGGTGGTAGGCATGGGGGGTGTGGACCCCGGCGGCTCGAACTCCGGGGTCCACACCTTCGAGCTTGTGCCTGGCTGTCAGACCAGACCGAAGGTCAACCGGCCGGCCTTGATGTCGGCGACCAGCCCGACGAACGCCGCCGACCCGAAGGTGAGCACCGGACCCGCCTTCTGGCCCTTGGTGTCCCGAACCGCCGTCAGGACGTCGGGCATCTGGCCAGCCTCGACGCAGTTGCCGTCCTCACCACTGCTGTGCTTCGACTTGCGCCAGCCGCGCGCGCCCTGGTTGAGGGTGCTGTCCTGCATGGTCGTTCCCTCCAATGAGTTGATGCTGATCAACTGGTTCACCGGTGTGGGAAGTGGGCCCCGGCGGCTCGTACGTCAGGGTCCACACACTCAGGCGACGCCGAAGCGTCCGGTCAGACCGGGAACTCCCCGGCCTTGATGCCGCTGATGAAGCCGTTCCACGCCTGCGGGTCGAAGGTGAGGACCGGGCCCTGCTTTCCCTGCTTGGTGTCGCGTACCGGGATCGTCCCGGCCGGGGTGGAGCCGACCTCGACGCAGTTGCCGCTCTGGTCGCTGGAGTGGCTCGACTTGTGCCAGTCGAAGCCGCCCTGGTCGAGGGTGGTGCTGTCGTGCATGATCGTCCTTTCAGGTGTCCCCAACTCGCCTAATTGGTCAGGGATGCCTGCAAGTATGACCGCGTGTCCGCGAGCGAAAGCGCCTGA
This genomic window contains:
- a CDS encoding DUF397 domain-containing protein; translated protein: MQDSTLNQGARGWRKSKHSSGEDGNCVEAGQMPDVLTAVRDTKGQKAGPVLTFGSAAFVGLVADIKAGRLTFGLV
- a CDS encoding DUF397 domain-containing protein, with protein sequence MHDSTTLDQGGFDWHKSSHSSDQSGNCVEVGSTPAGTIPVRDTKQGKQGPVLTFDPQAWNGFISGIKAGEFPV